Proteins from a genomic interval of Methanofollis formosanus:
- a CDS encoding NOB1 family endonuclease: MKVVLDATAFFVDRPYEGEVYTSPRVVAELVDLRAKCRYEALLAAGLTVTEPSPEAWKAAEAAAGLSRDIGVLSPTDLEVLALARDLEGVLYTDDFAVQNAAITLGVKTRPIQQRRAKKVKWKYRCAGCGRYYDEPGECPVCGAEVRRKRR, translated from the coding sequence ATGAAGGTCGTCCTGGACGCCACCGCCTTCTTCGTGGACCGCCCCTACGAGGGCGAGGTCTACACCTCCCCGCGGGTCGTGGCCGAACTCGTCGACCTCAGGGCCAAGTGCCGGTACGAGGCACTCCTGGCGGCGGGGCTGACCGTGACCGAACCCTCCCCCGAGGCATGGAAGGCCGCGGAGGCGGCGGCCGGGCTGAGCCGGGACATCGGCGTCCTCTCGCCGACCGACCTCGAGGTGCTGGCCCTGGCCCGCGACCTTGAAGGGGTGCTGTACACCGACGACTTCGCCGTCCAGAACGCAGCGATCACGTTGGGGGTCAAGACCAGACCGATCCAGCAGCGGCGGGCAAAGAAGGTGAAGTGGAAGTACCGGTGCGCCGGGTGCGGGCGGTATTACGACGAGCCCGGTGAGTGTCCGGTCTGCGGTGCCGAAGTGCGGCGGAAACGCCGGTGA
- the rtcA gene encoding RNA 3'-terminal phosphate cyclase, with translation MLEIDGSMGEGGGQVVRTAVALAALTGTPLRLTQIRAGRPKPGLAAQHCTAVRAVALACGAKMQGCSIGSTEMTFFPGELRRAEGEIAIGTAGSIPLVLQAWLPVALAVGGSITLSGGTEVQKSPTIDYCARVLLPVLQAHGAGVRMEVLNRGYFPRGGGRVRVRVEPSSLRPLDLGRVPDHRGIISCSQGLPEHVAERQAAAAAALLPDYPVEIVRTAGPGTGTSVTAWCGPKGGVALGRRGLPAEKVGRAAARDLLNALEAPGQADVHLADQLLVYLALAGGRYTAPALSSHASTACALLARFGREVTVSGTSPVVFST, from the coding sequence ATGTTAGAGATCGACGGCTCGATGGGGGAGGGCGGCGGCCAGGTGGTACGGACCGCCGTCGCCCTGGCGGCGCTGACCGGCACTCCGCTCAGGCTCACGCAGATCAGGGCCGGGCGGCCGAAGCCCGGGCTGGCGGCCCAGCACTGCACGGCGGTGCGGGCGGTTGCCCTCGCCTGCGGGGCGAAGATGCAGGGGTGCTCGATCGGGAGCACCGAAATGACATTTTTTCCTGGAGAGTTGCGGCGGGCCGAGGGCGAGATCGCGATCGGGACGGCCGGAAGCATCCCGCTCGTCCTGCAGGCCTGGCTTCCGGTGGCCCTGGCCGTGGGCGGGTCGATCACCCTCTCCGGCGGGACCGAGGTCCAGAAGAGCCCGACCATCGACTATTGTGCCAGGGTGCTCCTCCCGGTCCTGCAGGCCCACGGGGCCGGGGTCAGGATGGAGGTCCTCAACAGGGGCTACTTCCCGCGTGGCGGGGGCCGGGTCAGGGTCAGGGTGGAACCGTCCTCCCTGCGCCCGCTCGACCTCGGCAGGGTGCCTGATCATCGGGGGATTATCTCCTGCTCGCAGGGCCTCCCCGAGCATGTGGCCGAGCGGCAGGCGGCGGCCGCGGCCGCCCTGCTCCCCGACTACCCGGTCGAGATCGTGCGGACCGCCGGGCCCGGTACCGGCACCTCGGTGACGGCCTGGTGCGGCCCGAAGGGCGGGGTGGCCCTGGGCCGGCGGGGGTTGCCTGCCGAGAAGGTGGGAAGGGCGGCGGCACGAGATCTTCTCAATGCCCTCGAAGCGCCGGGGCAGGCGGATGTCCACCTGGCCGACCAGCTCCTCGTCTATCTGGCCCTGGCCGGCGGGCGGTACACCGCCCCGGCCCTCTCCAGCCATGCATCGACGGCCTGCGCACTCCTCGCCCGTTTCGGCCGGGAGGTCACGGTCTCGGGCACTTCGCCGGTGGTGTTCTCGACATGA
- a CDS encoding ribose-phosphate diphosphokinase — translation MKVVCTEQSQILAVRIADELGVQVADTRFARFPDGELYLQVLDPLDDETVIVGSVTDNDAFIQLMLLVDACETTTNTLVIPYLGYARQDKKFKDGEPVSARVAARALSRGVTDVVTVNIHERDIARYFDCPAHDLSLAQEVGEYLKTKGFENPLILAPDAGAAEFAADVAAAGGWQTDYLKKTRLSGEEVRMEPKTFDVAGRVVVIVDDIIATGGTLATATKMLYEQGAAEVHAACVHGVFTGGAYVHLRSAGVKSLVCSDTIERGCSEVTAARCIAAALRKC, via the coding sequence ATGAAGGTCGTATGCACAGAACAATCCCAGATTCTCGCTGTCCGGATCGCCGACGAACTCGGGGTCCAGGTGGCCGACACTCGCTTCGCCCGCTTCCCTGACGGGGAGCTCTACCTGCAGGTCCTCGACCCTCTCGATGACGAGACCGTGATCGTCGGGAGCGTCACCGACAACGATGCGTTCATCCAGCTGATGCTCCTCGTCGACGCCTGTGAGACGACCACCAACACGCTGGTCATCCCGTACCTCGGGTACGCACGGCAGGACAAGAAGTTCAAGGACGGGGAGCCGGTGAGCGCCAGGGTGGCGGCACGGGCACTTTCCAGGGGAGTCACCGACGTGGTCACCGTCAACATCCATGAGCGGGACATCGCCCGGTACTTCGACTGTCCGGCCCATGACCTCTCTCTGGCCCAGGAGGTCGGGGAGTACCTCAAGACGAAAGGTTTTGAGAACCCGCTGATCCTCGCACCCGACGCGGGGGCGGCAGAGTTCGCGGCGGACGTGGCGGCGGCCGGCGGGTGGCAGACCGACTACCTCAAGAAGACCCGGCTCTCGGGCGAGGAGGTCAGGATGGAGCCCAAGACCTTTGATGTCGCGGGCAGGGTCGTCGTCATCGTCGACGACATCATCGCCACCGGCGGGACGCTGGCGACGGCGACGAAGATGCTCTATGAGCAGGGTGCGGCGGAGGTCCACGCGGCCTGCGTCCACGGCGTCTTCACCGGCGGGGCCTATGTCCATCTCCGCAGCGCCGGGGTGAAGAGCCTGGTCTGCTCCGACACCATCGAGCGGGGATGCTCGGAGGTCACGGCGGCCAGGTGTATTGCAGCAGCGCTCAGGAAATGTTAG
- the lonB gene encoding ATP-dependent protease LonB: MEKTVSDILEKNADEDLLLGSGISDSSEIEVPSRLIDQVIGQENAVEVIKKAATQRRHVMMLGNPGTGKSMLAKAMAELLPKEELKDVLVYPNLEDSNNPVIRTVAAGRGKQIVAAHKAEAAKRKQMRNTLMMLLVFGIMGYSLITGQWLMGIIASAFVFMALQYMRPREEMMVPKLLVSNEENATAPFIDGTGSHAGALLGDVRHDPFQSGGLETPSHDRVEAGAIHKANGGVLFIDEINTLTPHSQQNLLTALQEGQFPITGQSERSSGAMVRTEDVPCRFIMIAAGNLDAMQGMHPALRSRIRGYGYEVYMQDTMPDTPENREKFVRFIAQEVKNDGKIPHFDRSAIEEVLREAQRRSNRKGHLTLKLRDMGGLIRVAGDIARQDGAEKTTAEHVLRAKGSARSIEQQISDEYIQRSRDYDLTVVTGTEVGRVNGLAVMGSDSGSVLPIMAEVTPTQGATGAVIATGQLKEIAQESIKNVSAVLKKFTGKDIKNMDIHVQFIGTYGGVEGDSASISVATAVISAIEGIPVRQDVAMTGSLSVRGDVLPIGGVTYKIEAAAKAGIKKVIIPRSNADDVLIEDRYREMVEIVPVDHIEEVLEEALVPQNRELFLDKLKKLATRPVKKAFESSSGLGSRQTAA; the protein is encoded by the coding sequence ATGGAAAAGACTGTTTCTGACATCCTTGAGAAGAATGCGGACGAGGATCTCCTCCTTGGTTCAGGGATCTCCGACTCCTCGGAGATCGAGGTTCCTTCTAGGCTGATCGACCAGGTCATCGGCCAGGAGAACGCGGTGGAGGTGATCAAGAAGGCGGCCACCCAGCGCCGGCACGTGATGATGCTCGGCAACCCGGGCACCGGCAAGTCGATGCTTGCCAAGGCGATGGCCGAACTCCTCCCCAAAGAGGAGCTCAAGGACGTTCTCGTCTATCCGAACCTCGAGGACTCCAACAACCCGGTGATCAGGACGGTCGCCGCCGGCCGGGGCAAGCAGATCGTGGCGGCCCACAAGGCCGAGGCGGCAAAGCGCAAACAGATGCGCAACACCTTGATGATGCTCCTGGTCTTCGGCATCATGGGTTACTCCCTCATCACCGGACAGTGGCTGATGGGTATCATCGCATCGGCCTTCGTCTTCATGGCCCTCCAGTACATGCGGCCGCGTGAAGAGATGATGGTCCCGAAGCTCCTGGTCTCCAACGAAGAGAACGCCACCGCCCCCTTCATCGACGGCACGGGTTCGCATGCGGGCGCTCTTCTCGGCGACGTCCGCCACGACCCCTTCCAGTCGGGCGGGCTGGAGACCCCCTCCCACGACCGGGTCGAGGCCGGGGCGATCCACAAGGCGAACGGCGGTGTCCTCTTCATTGATGAGATCAACACCCTCACGCCGCACTCGCAGCAGAACCTCCTGACCGCCCTGCAGGAGGGGCAGTTCCCGATCACCGGCCAGTCCGAACGCTCGAGCGGGGCGATGGTCAGGACCGAGGACGTGCCCTGCCGGTTCATTATGATCGCGGCCGGCAACCTGGACGCGATGCAGGGGATGCACCCGGCACTCAGGTCCAGGATCCGCGGCTACGGCTACGAAGTCTATATGCAGGACACGATGCCCGACACCCCGGAGAACCGGGAGAAGTTTGTCAGGTTCATCGCCCAGGAGGTCAAGAACGACGGGAAGATCCCGCACTTCGACCGGTCTGCCATCGAAGAGGTGCTCAGGGAGGCCCAGCGCAGGTCCAACCGGAAGGGCCACCTCACCCTGAAGCTCCGTGACATGGGCGGCCTGATCCGGGTGGCAGGCGACATCGCCAGGCAGGACGGGGCCGAGAAGACGACGGCCGAGCATGTGCTCAGGGCCAAGGGTTCGGCACGCTCCATCGAGCAGCAGATCTCCGACGAGTATATCCAGCGGAGCCGCGACTACGACCTGACCGTCGTCACCGGCACCGAGGTCGGTCGGGTGAACGGACTTGCGGTGATGGGTTCGGACTCGGGTTCGGTCCTCCCGATCATGGCCGAGGTCACCCCGACACAGGGGGCGACCGGTGCGGTCATCGCGACGGGTCAACTGAAAGAAATCGCTCAAGAATCCATCAAGAACGTCTCTGCGGTCCTCAAGAAGTTCACCGGCAAGGACATCAAGAACATGGACATCCACGTCCAGTTCATCGGGACCTACGGCGGGGTCGAGGGCGACTCGGCCTCCATCTCGGTGGCGACCGCCGTGATCAGTGCCATTGAGGGGATCCCGGTCAGGCAGGACGTGGCGATGACCGGATCACTCTCGGTCCGCGGCGACGTCCTGCCCATTGGCGGGGTCACCTACAAGATCGAGGCCGCAGCCAAGGCCGGGATCAAGAAGGTGATCATCCCGCGGTCGAATGCGGACGACGTCCTCATCGAGGACCGTTACCGCGAGATGGTCGAGATCGTCCCGGTCGACCATATCGAAGAGGTGCTTGAGGAGGCACTGGTCCCGCAGAACCGCGAGCTCTTCCTGGACAAACTGAAAAAACTCGCGACCAGGCCGGTGAAGAAGGCGTTCGAGTCTTCTTCCGGTCTCGGGAGCAGACAGACGGCGGCGTGA
- a CDS encoding TldD/PmbA family protein, with protein sequence MENVRYYDVRHVHGSSTHVDIDNGIVESAGTSYFDHAVVRVLGPKGWGVLTLDAFDPEASLEPLIEKGLRLAVLTGEEVDLAPVPRRMLGVPGVTEDPREVSLEEKTEVLAGIEAAARLPGIVNTRARYSEVIEAVRFFDSSGTECSYEIPRCGFSVTAVAAREGEMQMGRESEYTILGFNLRHRQEMGTKAAGTAAALLDAKAAKGGRMRAVLDPELAGVFAHEAIGHASEGDLVQEGSSVLAGRTGEQIGAAGLTIVDDPTLPEFGFEPVDAEGVAVGRTELIKDGRVNAFMHSRQTLAAVGNGVAGHARASAGDLPLVRMSNTFIQEGDASYDEVVAECRNGILLKGSRGGQVDPGRGVFQFNAEYGYLIEDGELGAMVRDVSLSGEILGTLHAIALIGNDREMHQGYCGKGGQSVPVSDGSPHVLLENAMVGGNGTD encoded by the coding sequence ATGGAGAACGTCCGCTACTATGACGTCCGCCACGTCCACGGTTCCTCGACGCATGTCGATATCGACAACGGGATCGTGGAGTCGGCGGGCACCAGCTATTTTGATCACGCGGTGGTCAGGGTGCTCGGCCCGAAGGGCTGGGGCGTCCTGACCCTGGACGCCTTCGACCCGGAGGCCTCCCTTGAACCCCTCATTGAGAAGGGGTTGCGCCTCGCTGTTCTCACCGGCGAGGAGGTCGACCTTGCTCCGGTGCCCCGCCGAATGCTCGGGGTGCCCGGCGTTACCGAAGATCCCCGGGAGGTCTCCCTCGAAGAGAAGACCGAGGTGCTTGCCGGGATCGAGGCGGCCGCCCGTCTGCCCGGGATCGTGAACACCCGCGCCCGGTATTCGGAGGTGATCGAGGCGGTGCGGTTCTTCGACTCCTCAGGGACCGAGTGTTCGTACGAGATTCCTCGCTGCGGGTTCTCGGTGACGGCGGTCGCCGCCAGAGAGGGCGAGATGCAGATGGGCCGCGAGAGCGAGTATACCATCCTCGGCTTCAACCTCAGGCATCGCCAGGAGATGGGGACGAAGGCGGCCGGTACGGCCGCCGCCCTCCTCGACGCAAAGGCGGCGAAAGGAGGACGGATGCGGGCGGTCCTCGACCCCGAACTCGCGGGCGTCTTTGCCCACGAGGCGATCGGGCATGCGAGCGAGGGCGACCTGGTGCAGGAGGGCTCCTCGGTGCTGGCCGGGCGGACCGGCGAACAGATCGGCGCTGCCGGCCTCACCATCGTCGACGACCCCACGCTCCCCGAGTTCGGGTTCGAACCGGTGGATGCCGAAGGGGTCGCCGTCGGGCGGACCGAACTGATCAAGGACGGGCGGGTGAACGCCTTCATGCACTCCCGCCAGACCCTGGCGGCGGTCGGCAACGGTGTTGCAGGGCATGCACGGGCCAGCGCTGGCGATCTGCCCCTGGTGCGGATGAGCAACACCTTCATCCAGGAAGGGGACGCCTCGTACGACGAGGTCGTCGCCGAGTGCCGGAACGGGATCCTGCTCAAGGGGTCCCGGGGCGGCCAGGTCGATCCCGGCCGCGGGGTCTTCCAGTTCAATGCCGAGTACGGCTACCTGATCGAGGACGGCGAACTCGGGGCGATGGTGCGCGACGTCTCGCTCTCGGGCGAGATCCTGGGGACGCTCCATGCGATCGCCCTCATCGGCAACGACCGCGAGATGCACCAGGGCTACTGCGGCAAGGGCGGGCAGAGCGTCCCGGTCAGCGACGGGTCGCCCCATGTCCTCCTTGAAAATGCGATGGTGGGTGGCAATGGAACTGATTGA
- a CDS encoding TldD/PmbA family protein produces MELIEEILTYGRTRADEVEVYVAESESVSADLKKNRVEHAGGSEAFGIGIRVIDHGRIGVSATSSREAWRACLDAALASARLAHPQEWKGLPGPATLPDTPAIFDASLALDPEWCRKTLEGMLDGAKEHDAAVTGGGASVSRGKVTVANTAGVLYEQERTSAGCSLECIHEQSTGYEFDTSCFAGEIDPVRVGREAAFFAEHSADGEEIETGDYDLILSPVALAQLLGYVLEPALSGRNVHAGRSWLAGKLGEVCIGEEISVYDDPLDRGTSSTRFDAEGMPARKLTFFDHGELRSYAYDLRTAYRYGAESTGSAVRGGAGGAPAIGVHTLVIDGPRDTVDDERAVYVHDVVGAHTANPLTGDFSVELSNPSWVEGGEFTTPVKGAMYAGNVFTLLGEVVALGREERSIGGAVLPAVRLSGQRLIGR; encoded by the coding sequence ATGGAACTGATTGAAGAGATCCTGACGTACGGCAGGACGCGGGCGGACGAGGTGGAGGTCTATGTCGCGGAGAGCGAGTCGGTCTCCGCCGACCTGAAGAAGAACCGGGTCGAGCATGCCGGCGGGTCGGAGGCGTTCGGGATCGGGATCCGGGTCATCGATCACGGCCGGATCGGGGTCTCGGCGACGAGCAGCAGGGAAGCGTGGCGGGCCTGTCTCGACGCCGCCCTGGCGAGTGCACGCCTCGCCCACCCGCAGGAATGGAAGGGTTTGCCCGGACCGGCAACGCTCCCTGACACCCCGGCGATCTTCGACGCCTCGCTTGCTCTCGACCCGGAGTGGTGCCGGAAAACGCTCGAAGGGATGCTCGACGGGGCGAAAGAACACGACGCCGCCGTGACCGGGGGCGGGGCCTCGGTCAGCCGCGGGAAGGTGACGGTCGCGAACACTGCAGGCGTGCTCTACGAGCAGGAGCGGACGAGTGCCGGGTGCTCGCTGGAGTGCATCCACGAGCAGTCGACAGGATACGAGTTCGACACCTCCTGCTTTGCCGGCGAGATCGACCCGGTCAGGGTCGGGCGGGAAGCGGCCTTCTTTGCCGAGCACAGTGCGGACGGCGAGGAGATCGAGACCGGCGACTACGACCTGATCCTCTCCCCGGTCGCCCTTGCGCAGCTCCTGGGCTATGTGCTGGAACCAGCCCTCTCGGGTCGGAACGTCCATGCCGGGCGGTCGTGGCTTGCCGGGAAGCTCGGCGAGGTCTGTATCGGCGAGGAGATCTCGGTCTACGACGATCCTCTTGACCGCGGCACATCGAGCACGCGCTTTGATGCCGAGGGGATGCCGGCACGCAAACTCACCTTCTTCGACCACGGCGAACTGCGGAGTTATGCCTACGACCTCAGGACCGCCTACCGGTACGGGGCGGAGAGCACCGGGTCGGCGGTCCGCGGCGGAGCGGGTGGCGCCCCGGCCATCGGGGTTCACACCCTGGTCATCGACGGGCCCAGAGACACCGTCGATGACGAACGGGCGGTCTATGTCCACGACGTCGTGGGGGCGCACACCGCCAACCCCCTCACCGGCGACTTCTCGGTCGAACTCTCCAACCCCTCCTGGGTGGAGGGTGGTGAGTTCACCACGCCGGTGAAAGGAGCGATGTACGCCGGGAACGTCTTCACCCTCCTCGGCGAGGTCGTCGCCCTCGGCAGAGAGGAGCGGTCGATCGGCGGGGCCGTTCTACCGGCGGTAAGGTTAAGTGGGCAGCGTCTGATTGGTAGATGA
- a CDS encoding pro-sigmaK processing inhibitor BofA family protein gives MIESIILIVLMVGVAALLYYLFREGVKLIINAIVGLVVLYLINLFDLMSYIGGGDLPITWASVIICALGGVVGVVLLVVLDLVGLSV, from the coding sequence ATGATTGAGTCTATCATATTGATCGTCCTGATGGTCGGCGTCGCTGCTCTCCTCTACTACCTCTTCAGGGAGGGGGTGAAGCTGATCATCAACGCCATCGTCGGGCTTGTGGTCCTCTATCTCATCAACCTCTTCGATCTGATGAGTTATATCGGCGGCGGCGACCTCCCGATCACTTGGGCCTCGGTGATCATCTGCGCCCTTGGCGGCGTGGTGGGGGTGGTCCTCCTGGTCGTCCTCGACCTGGTGGGACTTTCCGTCTGA
- a CDS encoding KaiC domain-containing protein: MTDDAPRVQFGIDGLDRMLGGGLIRQSICSIIGTYGTGKTTFALHFAHEGLKNGETVIYLSLDEREEMLYRHMEQKGWDVEEFKNTSLFVIKLDPTDFTLSINHLKNELPQLIREVGADRVIIDPISLFEGLFPDEATRRKELFRFVEIMRDEACTLLLTSETRENGSYSSKYALAEYMADTVILLRYVRSGELDEVHPAVEVAKMRRSDHSRGIKPYEILRDRVQVYFEANVF, translated from the coding sequence ATGACCGACGACGCCCCGCGGGTGCAGTTCGGGATCGACGGCCTCGACCGGATGCTCGGCGGCGGACTGATCCGGCAGAGTATCTGCTCAATCATCGGGACGTACGGCACCGGGAAGACGACGTTTGCCCTTCACTTCGCTCACGAGGGTCTGAAAAACGGGGAGACAGTCATCTATCTCTCCCTCGACGAGCGCGAGGAGATGCTTTACCGGCACATGGAGCAGAAAGGATGGGACGTCGAGGAGTTCAAGAACACCTCGCTCTTTGTGATCAAACTCGACCCCACCGACTTCACCCTCTCGATCAATCACCTCAAAAACGAACTCCCCCAGTTGATCCGGGAGGTCGGTGCCGACCGGGTGATCATCGATCCCATCTCGCTCTTCGAAGGACTCTTCCCGGACGAGGCGACACGGCGAAAGGAACTCTTCAGGTTTGTCGAGATCATGCGGGACGAGGCGTGCACTCTCCTTCTCACCTCGGAGACCAGAGAAAACGGATCATACTCGAGTAAATACGCTCTCGCCGAGTACATGGCCGACACCGTCATCCTTCTCAGGTACGTCAGGTCAGGCGAACTCGACGAGGTCCACCCGGCCGTCGAGGTCGCAAAGATGCGGCGTTCCGACCATTCGAGGGGCATCAAGCCGTACGAAATTCTCAGGGACCGGGTGCAGGTCTATTTTGAGGCGAATGTTTTCTGA
- a CDS encoding RAD55 family ATPase yields the protein MWRRTDLKIPTGIPSLDPVLEGGVPPGSVVLLLGDIGSGMTDFIRTSALSLAKEKINNGNGSGTGLAGEVVYITVTRVREDILGEVALSVSPEMYPVIEEGVRFEDLSEVYFDSSIVPVEWYSEGADLLARMHQRSHRDDILSSLSGLLSGAAPQSVIIVDSLTELATQADTPERWRAFTGFLRGLQRVAKRWGSVIYLPLAQGVLSRPHELEVMDCADAVILFRWEDLQGMRRQRTMYVQKFRGVMPHLEERDLVKFAVRITPGSGFEVSNIRVVI from the coding sequence ATGTGGAGACGGACAGACCTCAAGATACCGACCGGCATCCCGTCCCTCGACCCGGTACTGGAAGGCGGCGTCCCGCCCGGCTCTGTGGTCCTTCTTCTCGGCGATATCGGATCGGGAATGACCGACTTTATCAGGACATCGGCACTCTCTCTCGCGAAGGAGAAGATCAACAACGGGAACGGGAGCGGAACGGGTCTCGCCGGCGAGGTGGTGTATATCACAGTTACCAGGGTGAGGGAGGACATCCTCGGGGAGGTCGCCCTCTCGGTGAGCCCGGAGATGTATCCGGTCATCGAGGAGGGGGTCAGGTTCGAGGATCTCTCTGAGGTCTATTTCGACTCCAGCATCGTCCCGGTCGAGTGGTACTCGGAGGGCGCCGACCTCCTCGCCAGGATGCATCAGCGATCTCATCGCGACGATATTCTCTCCAGTCTCTCGGGACTCCTCTCAGGGGCCGCCCCTCAGAGCGTGATCATCGTCGACTCTCTCACCGAACTTGCCACCCAGGCCGACACTCCGGAACGCTGGCGAGCCTTCACCGGATTTCTCCGCGGCCTCCAGCGGGTCGCCAAGCGGTGGGGATCGGTGATCTATCTGCCCCTGGCACAGGGCGTCCTCTCCAGGCCGCACGAACTCGAGGTGATGGACTGCGCCGACGCGGTCATCCTCTTCAGATGGGAAGATTTGCAGGGGATGCGGCGGCAGCGGACGATGTATGTCCAGAAGTTCAGGGGCGTGATGCCTCATCTGGAGGAGCGGGATCTGGTCAAGTTCGCAGTGCGGATCACCCCGGGGAGTGGGTTCGAGGTCTCCAATATCAGGGTGGTCATATGA
- a CDS encoding type II/IV secretion system ATPase subunit: protein MRIFPFGKRSDGADVPPPYDPKTDPPLVEEVVPNDYTLLDRYWVEEGRSLVCILRDTRTGQPEYHLLEPPLTSFEHELLERLHEDLRDVLVLSDEDLREADRRQVLLRRTDDLLQEYGLDPGPETRWRIEYYLLRTFLGWSRIDGLMKDEEIEDISCDGTGVPLFLYHRRYRNIRTNLVFSENELDSLAIALAQRSGKHVSIGSPVVDATLPEGSRLQLTFGREVSARGTSFTIRKFRPEPFTPVELLALGTFSAEELSYFWLAIENNKSLLFIGGTASGKTTSLNAVSHFIPPLAKVVSIEDTREITLYHENWVASVTRDTVAGEEGSGISMFDLLKAAMRQRPEYILVGEVRGREAQTLFQAMNTGHTTFSTLHAGSIDAAIHRLENEPLEVPRSTIQALDIASLQALIHRGTERVRRCQEIVEIAAVDPGTGNLQVNTVFEYDPVQDRMRYTGRSLVYARIMEARGWTRDRLEEEIRVRVSVLEALAAAGIAESRAVSQILHAFAIDREQVTGHLDDLSGLLP from the coding sequence ATGCGTATCTTCCCTTTCGGCAAGAGGTCAGACGGAGCCGATGTCCCTCCTCCCTATGACCCGAAGACCGACCCCCCTCTGGTCGAAGAGGTCGTACCGAACGATTATACTCTCCTTGACCGATACTGGGTGGAGGAAGGGCGGTCGCTCGTCTGCATCCTGAGAGACACCCGGACCGGCCAGCCGGAGTATCATCTCCTCGAACCTCCGCTCACTTCCTTCGAGCACGAACTCCTCGAACGCCTCCATGAGGACCTGAGAGACGTCCTGGTTCTCTCAGACGAGGATCTCAGAGAGGCGGACCGTCGTCAGGTGCTTCTGCGCCGGACCGACGACCTCCTGCAGGAGTATGGTCTGGACCCCGGTCCGGAGACGAGATGGCGGATCGAGTACTACCTCCTCCGCACGTTCCTGGGGTGGTCCAGGATCGACGGACTGATGAAGGACGAGGAGATCGAGGACATCTCCTGTGACGGCACCGGCGTGCCGCTCTTCCTGTACCATCGGCGGTACCGAAACATCAGGACCAACCTCGTCTTCTCCGAGAACGAACTCGACTCCCTTGCCATTGCGCTTGCGCAACGTTCTGGCAAACACGTCTCGATCGGTTCTCCGGTGGTGGACGCCACCCTCCCCGAGGGCTCCAGGCTGCAGCTCACCTTCGGGCGCGAGGTCTCGGCGCGGGGCACTTCGTTTACGATCAGGAAGTTCAGGCCCGAGCCCTTCACCCCGGTCGAACTCCTCGCGCTCGGCACCTTCTCGGCCGAAGAACTTTCCTACTTCTGGCTGGCGATCGAGAACAACAAGAGCCTCCTCTTCATCGGGGGCACGGCGTCGGGCAAGACCACCTCGCTCAACGCCGTCTCCCACTTCATCCCCCCGCTTGCCAAGGTCGTCTCCATCGAGGACACCAGGGAGATCACGCTGTACCACGAGAACTGGGTCGCCTCAGTGACGAGGGACACGGTCGCAGGAGAGGAAGGGTCAGGGATCTCGATGTTCGATCTCCTGAAGGCGGCGATGCGTCAGCGGCCCGAGTACATTCTGGTCGGCGAGGTGCGCGGGCGGGAGGCCCAGACCCTCTTCCAGGCGATGAACACCGGGCACACCACCTTCTCGACCCTCCACGCCGGTTCGATCGACGCCGCGATTCACCGGCTCGAGAACGAACCTCTCGAAGTCCCGCGCAGCACCATCCAGGCCCTCGACATCGCCAGTCTCCAGGCGCTCATTCACCGGGGGACCGAACGGGTGCGGCGCTGCCAGGAGATCGTGGAGATCGCCGCGGTCGACCCCGGCACCGGGAATCTCCAGGTGAACACCGTCTTCGAGTACGACCCTGTCCAGGACAGGATGCGCTATACCGGGCGGTCGCTGGTGTATGCCAGGATCATGGAAGCCCGCGGCTGGACCCGCGATCGGCTGGAAGAGGAGATCAGGGTGCGGGTCAGCGTGCTTGAGGCGCTGGCGGCCGCCGGGATCGCCGAATCCCGGGCGGTCTCGCAAATCCTTCACGCCTTCGCGATCGACCGCGAGCAGGTGACCGGACACCTCGACGACCTTTCAGGACTGCTCCCATGA